In Humulus lupulus chromosome 6, drHumLupu1.1, whole genome shotgun sequence, a single genomic region encodes these proteins:
- the LOC133786128 gene encoding receptor-like protein Cf-9: MGSSMLCFSCTSFVLNVIYILLFLTLFRFSFSQPVCRDEERSSLLQFKESFITDYSASDEPHAYSKVAFWTNKEESRDCCMWHGVECDEITGHVISLNLSSSYLYGSLDSNSSLFNLVHLQILDLADNDFNYSQIPNAIKRLSKLTYLSLEDSFFSGQIPSEVSELSKLLQLSLCNNIDPFGKSLLELKKPIFESLTSNLTSLEELFLNNVYISSTVPKSLANLSSLTSLFLRDCHLKGEFPVDIFQLPNLQYLSVRFNEDLSGRLPLVLNQRSSLKSLLLSGTRFYGDLPSPVEKLASLTEFKASGCNFSRAILSSISKLNQLTFLDLSENNLSGTLNFDMFIILKNVTVLVLSQNKLSLIFSSWINENFPQFTVLHLSCCNLRTFPHFLMHQKNLQILSFVGNSLIGELSSAICNLSSLKVLLLSNNKLGGELPHCFGKFSKLVSIVDLSNNSFSGNIPEFTKGNQLKIINLGYNQFEGKLSKSLTHCKMLRYLNVESNKLNDIFPYWLGTLPELIILQLQKNEFRGVIEEPRTNLHFPKLRIVDISYNNFFGKLPLKYIQSWKTMRSTSLVDSNYMMTIPFQTRSTSINVNYSYYMMITPFQIRAKNSLLTYLHYLDITIAIKGIRIHYEKIQNIIAVLNLSNNKFDGEIHKIIGNLVGLHALDLSNNLLKGGIPTSLTNLTKLESLDLSQNSLLGEIPSDLDHLSFLQYFNVSYNNLSGPIPHTHLITFDSSFYEGNLGLCGILLQNLCGALEQPLPSYEEERNSPFQFGWKVVAVGYGCGFLIGWFIGKVVIARKPNWLVETFSIRG, from the coding sequence ATGGGATCATCAATGCTTTGCTTCAGCTGcactagttttgtattaaatgtcatatatatccttctCTTTCTTACattatttcgtttttctttctcGCAACCAGTTTGCCGTGATGAAGAAAGGTCTTCATTATTGCAGTTTAAGGAGAGTTTTATTACTGACTACTCTGCTTCTGATGAGCCTCATGCATATTCAAAGGTTGCCTTCTGGACCAACAAAGAAGAGTCAAGAGATTGCTGTATGTGGCATGGTGTTGAGTGCGATGAGATCACAGGTCATGTCATCAGCCTTAATCTCAGTAGCAGCTATCTCTATGGCTCTCTTGACTCTAATAGTAGCCTTTTCAACTTGGTTCACCTTCAAATACTTGATCTTGCAGACAACGATTTCAACTACTCTCAAATACCCAATGCTATCAAACGGCTTTCTAAACTCACCTATCTCAGCCTAGAAGATTCTTTCTTCTCTGGCCAAATTCCGTCAGAAGTTTCAGAACTATCCAAATTGTTGCAACTTTCTTTGTGCAATAACATTGATCCATTCGGAAAAAGTCTTTTGGAACTAAAGAAGCCCATCTTCGAGAGCTTGACTTCAAACTTGACAAGCCTTGAGGAActttttctcaacaatgtttacATATCATCTACTGTTCCTAAATCATTGGCAAATTTATCTTCTTTGACGTCCCTATTCCTAAGGGATTGCCATTTAAAAGGTGAATTCCCTGTTGATATTTTTCAGCTACCGAATTTACAATATCTTAGTGTACGGTTTAACGAAGACCTCAGTGGAAGATTACCTCTAGTACTTAACCAGAGGAGTTCTCTCAAATCTCTGCTATTGAGCGGAACTCGCTTTTATGGGGATCTACCATCACCAGTTGAGAAACTTGCATCTTTGACTgagtttaaggctagtggctgcAACTTTTCAAGAGCGATTCTATCTTCCATAAGTAAGTTGAACCAACTCACTTTTCTCGATCTTTCTGAAAATAATTTGAGTGGCACTTTGAATTTTGACATGTTTATTATCTTGAAAAACGTCACCGTCCTTGTTCTATCCCAAAATAAACTCTCACTGATTTTTAGTTCTTGGATAAATGAAAATTTTCCACAATTCACTGTACTACACTTGTCCTGCTGCAACTTAAGAACCTTTCCTCATTTTCTTATGCATCAAAAAAATCTCCAGATCTTATCCTTTGTTGGAAACTCTTTAATAGGGGAACTCTCATCTGCAATATGCAATCTAAGTTCTCTGAAAGTCCTTCTCCTTTCCAATAATAAGTTGGGTGGTGAGCTTCCACATTGCTTCGGTAAGTTTAGTAAGTTAGTATCGATAGTGGACCTTAGCAATAACTCTTTTTCTGGCAACATTCCTGAATTTACAAAGGGAAACCAACTAAAAATCATTAATTTAGGTTACAATCAATTTGAAGGAAAACTATCGAAATCACTTACTCATTGTAAGATGCTTCGTTACCTCAATGTGGAAAGCAATAAATTGAATGATATTTTCCCTTATTGGCTGGGGACTCTCCCAGAGTTAATAATTCTTCAGCTGCAGAAAAATGAATTCCGTGGAGTTATAGAAGAGCCCAGAACAAACCTTCATTTTCCAAAGTTGCGTATTGTAGATATATCTTACAACAACTTTTTTGGAAAACTGCCGTTGAAATACATTCAGAGTTGGAAGACCATGAGAAGTACAAGCCTTGTCGACTCTAATTATATGATGACAATACCTTTTCAAACGAGAAGCACAAGCATTAATGTCAACTACtcttattatatgatgataacgCCTTTTCAAATCAGAGCAAAGAATAGTTTGTTGACTTACCTACATTATCTCGACATTACAATAGCAATCAAAGGCATTCGTATACACTATGAAAAGATCCAAAATATTATTGCAGTGTTAAATCTCTCAAACAATAAATTTGATGGAGAAATTCATAAAATCATTGGAAACTTGGTAGGGCTTCATGCTCTTGATTTATCCAACAACCTTCTCAAAGGGGGCATTCCAACATCACTGACTAATCTAACAAAGCTCGAATCCTTAGACCTTTCTCAAAATTCTCTTCTAGGAGAGATCCCAAGTGACTTGGACCATCTCTCTTTCCTTCAATACTTCAATGTTTCGTACAACAATCTCTCAGGGCCTATACCACACACCCATCTCATCACATTTGATAGTAGCTTTTACGAGGGGAACTTGGGATTATGTGGCATTCTACTGCAAAACTTATGTGGAGCATTGGAACAACCACTTCCTTCTTATGAAGAAGAGAGAAATTCTCCTTTTCAATTTGGTTGGAAAGTTGTGGCAGTAGGATATGGATGTGGATTCTTAATTGGGTGGTTCATTGGAAAAGTTGTCATTGCGCGAAAGCCCAACTGGTTAGTGGAGACCTTTAGCATAAGGGGCTGA